Proteins from one Oscillatoria nigro-viridis PCC 7112 genomic window:
- a CDS encoding ATP-binding protein, which produces MTIIGSIILWRSLSCRNVLIYLGPLLQKKLLPMLHYGLRPAGFLLLGTSETVGDFSEFFALFDKKNKIYTKKLLSHWLSMDLNASNYSLTPLNPQPQQTEKLDEIEMEKQADRIVLNHYAPVGVVINTASEILQFRGQTNAYLELPPGKASFSLLRMAKEGLRAELRTAIQEASKQKQPVARAGLQVKEGEIVRQVRINVVPFQAGAAAKNYFLVLFQEESPIYAMPATDTDDGRVNSDASQGESLEIARLLQELKTTKEHLGAIVQEHQAANQDLRAANEEILSSNEELQSMNEELETAKEEIQATNEELNTINDELQRRNVESTQVSNDLENLLASINIPILMLGGDLRIRRFTPAIERIFNMISTDIGRSLSDITHKLIVPDLEQLILEVIRTLNLKVQEVQDRDGRWYDLHIRPYRTIDNKIDGAVVMLVDINELKLSAQQLMEAKNYAETIVETVREPLLVLDLNLRAITANRSFYETFQVMPSQTEQRSLFEMGNGQWNIPQLRSLLTEILAGNPQFQDFEVEHDFEHIGHKIMLLNGRKMPPIGDTQMILLAIEDITEQKQFEIERSLRMQEQSARAAAEEANRVKDEFLSVLSHELRTPLNAMIGWAQLLRMKKFDEAKTEEALKTIERSAKAQNQLIDDILDVSRITTGQFRLNPSEIELNPLLENAIGVICFAAEAKNIQLESRLSPLKPKILGDPSRLQQVVWNLLSNAIKFTPAGGRIDITLDYMDGMAQIQVSDTGKGIHPDFLPYVFDRFRQADSSYSRRDSGLGLGLSIVRHLVELHGGTVSATSAGEGQGATFTVRLPLRTDIP; this is translated from the coding sequence TTGACTATTATAGGATCAATCATTCTGTGGCGTTCTCTTAGCTGTCGGAACGTGCTGATCTATCTGGGGCCGCTGTTGCAGAAAAAACTGCTGCCAATGTTGCACTATGGACTTCGGCCCGCAGGCTTTTTGCTCTTAGGCACTTCGGAAACGGTGGGAGACTTTTCAGAATTCTTTGCGCTATTCGACAAAAAGAACAAAATTTATACTAAAAAACTGCTGTCGCATTGGCTCAGCATGGATTTAAATGCTAGCAACTATTCTCTGACACCCCTCAACCCTCAACCGCAGCAGACAGAAAAGTTGGACGAAATCGAAATGGAGAAACAGGCCGATCGCATTGTTTTGAATCACTATGCCCCTGTCGGGGTCGTGATTAACACAGCCAGCGAGATTCTTCAATTTCGAGGACAGACTAATGCCTACCTAGAACTGCCTCCCGGTAAAGCGAGCTTTAGCCTGCTGAGAATGGCAAAAGAAGGATTGCGCGCGGAACTGCGAACTGCAATTCAAGAAGCATCAAAGCAGAAGCAGCCGGTCGCGCGGGCAGGCTTGCAAGTTAAAGAGGGCGAGATCGTCCGGCAGGTCAGAATTAATGTGGTTCCATTCCAAGCTGGCGCTGCGGCAAAAAACTATTTTTTAGTGTTGTTTCAAGAGGAGTCCCCGATATATGCAATGCCTGCTACTGATACTGACGACGGTAGAGTCAACTCCGATGCTTCACAGGGTGAAAGTCTGGAGATTGCAAGGCTGCTACAGGAACTGAAAACCACAAAAGAACATCTCGGAGCGATCGTCCAAGAACATCAAGCCGCCAATCAAGATTTGAGAGCCGCCAACGAAGAGATTTTGTCCAGCAACGAAGAGTTGCAAAGCATGAATGAGGAACTCGAAACGGCGAAAGAAGAGATTCAGGCAACCAATGAAGAACTCAACACGATTAATGACGAATTGCAGCGGCGCAATGTTGAATCGACTCAGGTAAGCAACGATTTAGAGAATCTGCTCGCCAGCATCAATATTCCGATCCTGATGCTGGGAGGCGACCTGCGAATCCGCCGGTTTACTCCCGCAATCGAACGCATCTTCAACATGATTTCTACTGATATCGGGCGGTCTTTGAGCGACATCACTCACAAGTTGATAGTGCCGGACTTAGAGCAACTGATTTTAGAGGTGATCCGCACGCTCAATTTGAAAGTTCAGGAGGTTCAAGATCGAGACGGTCGTTGGTACGATCTGCACATTCGACCCTATCGGACGATCGACAACAAGATTGATGGGGCTGTGGTGATGTTGGTGGACATCAACGAGCTCAAACTCAGCGCCCAGCAGTTGATGGAAGCGAAAAATTACGCCGAAACGATCGTGGAAACCGTGCGGGAACCATTGCTAGTGTTAGATCTCAACCTGCGGGCTATCACTGCCAACCGTTCTTTCTACGAGACGTTTCAAGTGATGCCGAGCCAAACTGAGCAGCGCTCATTGTTCGAGATGGGTAATGGACAGTGGAATATTCCCCAGTTGCGATCGCTCCTAACAGAAATTCTGGCAGGAAATCCCCAGTTTCAAGATTTTGAGGTCGAGCATGACTTTGAACACATCGGGCATAAAATAATGCTGCTCAATGGCCGCAAAATGCCTCCGATCGGCGATACACAGATGATTCTGTTGGCGATCGAGGATATCACCGAGCAAAAACAGTTCGAGATAGAACGCAGCCTTCGGATGCAAGAACAATCGGCTCGTGCGGCTGCTGAGGAGGCCAATCGCGTCAAAGATGAGTTTTTGTCCGTCCTCTCTCACGAACTGCGGACGCCGCTCAATGCGATGATTGGCTGGGCACAGTTGCTCCGCATGAAAAAATTTGACGAGGCTAAAACCGAGGAGGCGCTAAAAACGATCGAGCGCAGCGCCAAAGCACAAAACCAGCTCATCGATGACATCTTAGACGTTTCGCGGATTACCACAGGCCAATTTCGGCTCAATCCTTCTGAAATTGAGCTGAATCCTCTGCTTGAAAATGCGATCGGAGTGATTTGTTTCGCCGCAGAAGCCAAAAACATTCAACTTGAATCCAGGCTAAGTCCTTTAAAACCAAAGATTTTAGGCGATCCCAGCCGCTTGCAACAAGTGGTGTGGAATCTACTTTCAAACGCGATTAAATTCACCCCAGCCGGAGGAAGAATTGACATCACATTAGACTACATGGATGGAATGGCTCAAATCCAAGTTAGCGATACTGGTAAGGGCATTCACCCTGATTTTCTCCCCTACGTGTTCGATCGCTTCCGTCAGGCGGATAGTAGCTACTCTCGCAGAGACTCAGGATTGGGGCTCGGACTCTCGATCGTCCGTCATTTAGTAGAACTCCACGGCGGTACTGTTAGTGCAACAAGTGCGGGTGAAGGACAAGGGGCAACCTTTACCGTGAGGTTGCCGCTGCGAACAGATATCCCATGA
- a CDS encoding ISAzo13 family transposase, whose translation MKLTEHAKSLYIETAKKLKGTDRRQFMASVVKDLGIGGQTLVERELGWNRRTIRKGMKELKSGEPIVDGFKRSGRKRVETKLPNLLKDITSLVDPHSQTDPSFKSTRLYTRMTANEVRRQLIKQFGYSDEELPSAETIRRRLNDLGYTLKRVLKTKPVKKIPETSAIFEQLEQVNTAADNNPNTLRISIDAKASVKIGEFDRGGKNRTPTIAVDHDFSTQSSVIPYGIFLPEYNELFLFFVTSKLTADCIVDLLESWWQTVKHRFSHIQKLVINQDNGPENHSRRTQFMKRILDFSQQSQLTLQLAYYPPYHSKYNPIERCFGWLEKHWNGSLLDTVETVVNFAKTLTFKDKNPVVTLVETIYSTGVKLSELAMAEIETQIHRLPNLHKWFVEIFAKPT comes from the coding sequence ATGAAACTGACCGAACACGCCAAATCTCTTTACATCGAAACAGCTAAAAAACTCAAGGGGACAGACAGACGACAATTCATGGCATCGGTAGTCAAAGATTTAGGAATAGGTGGACAAACGTTAGTAGAACGGGAGTTAGGATGGAATAGACGGACCATCCGTAAAGGGATGAAAGAATTGAAAAGTGGTGAGCCAATTGTCGATGGTTTCAAGCGCAGTGGACGAAAGCGGGTTGAAACAAAATTACCCAACTTATTGAAAGATATTACATCGTTAGTAGACCCACACAGTCAAACTGATCCTAGCTTTAAGAGTACACGATTATATACGCGCATGACTGCCAATGAAGTCCGTCGTCAATTAATTAAACAATTTGGTTATAGTGATGAAGAACTACCGAGCGCCGAAACAATTAGAAGAAGATTGAATGATTTGGGTTATACCTTAAAACGAGTTTTGAAAACTAAACCAGTCAAAAAAATCCCCGAGACCTCAGCCATTTTTGAACAACTTGAACAAGTCAATACAGCAGCCGATAATAACCCAAATACTCTCCGAATTTCCATTGATGCCAAAGCTTCCGTCAAGATTGGAGAATTTGATAGAGGTGGTAAAAATCGGACGCCAACTATTGCAGTTGACCACGATTTTTCGACTCAATCAAGTGTGATTCCCTATGGTATTTTTCTGCCTGAGTACAATGAGCTATTTTTATTCTTCGTTACTTCTAAGTTGACGGCTGATTGTATAGTTGACTTACTTGAAAGTTGGTGGCAAACTGTTAAACACCGTTTTAGTCACATTCAAAAATTGGTCATCAATCAGGATAATGGACCGGAAAATCATTCTCGTCGTACTCAGTTTATGAAACGAATTTTAGATTTTTCCCAACAATCTCAACTGACGTTACAATTAGCTTATTATCCGCCCTATCATAGTAAATATAACCCAATAGAACGTTGTTTTGGTTGGTTAGAAAAGCATTGGAATGGTAGTTTACTTGACACTGTTGAGACTGTTGTAAATTTCGCCAAAACTCTCACATTTAAGGATAAAAATCCAGTGGTGACATTGGTAGAAACAATTTACTCCACAGGAGTTAAACTTTCGGAGTTAGCTATGGCAGAAATTGAAACCCAGATTCATCGTCTCCCCAATCTTCACAAATGGTTTGTAGAAATTTTCGCTAAACCCACATAG
- a CDS encoding chemotaxis protein CheB — MTDKKKSKKSQPKASIKADRKQQNNQNDLFPVVAIGASAGGLEAFIQLLSHLSIDTGMAFVIIQHMLPNQGSVLSEILARSTLMPVHEVTDGMPIAPNQVYVIPANFSMTIERSVFKLRPRGRGLGLFMSVDTFLFSLAAERGNKAIAVILSGGDSDGAQGLKAIKAAGGITFAQCEESAQVSSMPNTAVATGQVDFILTPEKIAQKISEIGRHPYIAEGPATELTSSENAIESKDAIATIYSLLRAATGVDFTHYKQTTLKRRIHRRMLLYKLERIEDYAQYLQNTPTEVTALYHDVLIHVTSFFRDPETFEALSSNVFPAIVQDKSPKQPIRIWIAGCSTGEEAYSIAICLLEFLAARSINLPIQIYATDISESAIAIARSGFYTQPQVADISPERLHRFFVQVEGGYHIAKPVRELCVFARQNLIGDPPFSRMDLIRDLHKKNDPIAMWV; from the coding sequence ATGACTGATAAAAAGAAGTCCAAGAAATCTCAACCTAAAGCTAGTATCAAAGCCGATCGCAAGCAGCAAAACAATCAAAACGACTTATTTCCTGTAGTCGCAATAGGAGCCTCCGCAGGTGGATTGGAAGCCTTTATACAATTACTTAGCCATTTGTCGATCGATACGGGCATGGCGTTTGTAATAATTCAGCATATGTTGCCAAATCAGGGAAGTGTGTTGAGTGAGATTCTGGCTCGATCGACCCTGATGCCCGTGCATGAGGTGACAGATGGGATGCCAATAGCACCGAATCAGGTATACGTCATCCCCGCGAATTTCAGCATGACCATCGAGCGATCGGTGTTCAAGCTCAGGCCTCGCGGCAGAGGACTCGGGCTATTTATGTCCGTCGATACTTTTCTGTTTTCCCTCGCCGCAGAACGGGGGAACAAAGCCATCGCCGTCATTTTGTCCGGGGGCGACAGCGATGGTGCCCAAGGGTTAAAAGCGATTAAGGCCGCCGGCGGTATTACTTTTGCCCAATGTGAAGAATCGGCACAAGTCAGCAGTATGCCGAATACTGCGGTGGCTACGGGTCAGGTAGACTTTATCTTGACACCGGAAAAAATTGCCCAGAAAATATCAGAGATCGGCCGTCATCCCTACATTGCAGAGGGGCCTGCGACAGAATTGACAAGCAGCGAAAATGCGATCGAAAGTAAAGATGCGATCGCCACGATCTACAGTTTGCTGCGGGCGGCTACAGGAGTTGACTTTACTCACTACAAGCAAACAACCTTGAAGCGGCGGATACATCGGCGGATGTTGCTCTACAAGCTCGAACGCATCGAGGATTATGCCCAATATCTCCAAAACACCCCGACAGAAGTAACGGCGCTGTATCACGATGTCTTAATTCATGTCACCAGCTTTTTCCGCGACCCCGAAACCTTTGAGGCCTTAAGCAGCAATGTTTTTCCCGCAATCGTCCAAGATAAATCGCCGAAACAACCGATCCGCATTTGGATTGCCGGCTGTTCAACGGGTGAAGAAGCTTACTCGATCGCCATTTGCTTGCTAGAGTTTTTAGCAGCTCGATCTATTAATCTGCCGATTCAGATTTATGCCACAGACATCAGCGAAAGTGCGATCGCGATCGCCCGCAGTGGCTTTTATACCCAGCCCCAAGTCGCGGATATTTCACCCGAACGCCTGCATCGGTTCTTTGTCCAAGTCGAGGGCGGATACCACATCGCTAAGCCCGTGCGCGAACTCTGCGTCTTTGCCAGACAAAACCTGATCGGCGATCCGCCCTTTTCCCGGATGGATTTGATTAGAGACCTCCACAAAAAGAATGATCCAATAGCTATGTGGGTTTAG
- a CDS encoding O-linked N-acetylglucosamine transferase family protein — MLIITGMHRSGTSLTAAFLQKIGLDLGNNLLKGNYWNPQGYFEDSDFVEFQRTILQTCSRCDETGFPDWGWTESEQLDAQKLNINIEPAKQLVKSRSNHSELWGWKDPRTSLMLDFWNQIIPNARYLFVYRYPWDVTDSILRLNIPFFSQNPEYCLKIWRFYNRHILEFYKRHDNQCLLVNLNTLLTSPGKVLELLKFKLNLPLQSPYNQEPDIKNTLMSVYNPQLLSSLHLNHPLIQVLNLTSGGCFEILNQLDLVADLPSPFSSLSLPRNRGTLERLSLRLHQETIKVQLNPESPQFLSWLSGCIDRYHSTSHESALTDLRQARHKLAAFWLSALPDKLQSSYSGYAGKAQKMLLASGMRDEPLTDVEQREVEELSQYVAKGFEAPEAIQYLLAAMLYRRADRLPLHYGRTAVPQWFFNDLLEFMLYFPSYFQEVGDVENYCSYMQQLVDLVHSRVFSNPDSEIWQNVALIFADTVNFVPLYFSTNNLKNVYTKRSDILEFILKARGHQIDFSFDKRPANRGKIRLGILKASFAPISETFTTIPAFEHLDREKFEIILYVLNASDRPLDVYCQSRADKLVKLPQELHSQVEIIRADDLDILFVGSIVTNAAQNIILLALHRLARLQTTYFASPVTTGIRNMDYYISGTLTEPLQEAQAQYRERLVMLDGTGFCFNYSIQKAEASIKIERKSLGISDTAVVFISGANTFKIIPELRETWAKIIAAVPNSVLVLYPFGNTWSGDYVKQPFINKMSAIFDKYSIDRTRLILLNTLANREDVKALLQLADVYLDSYPYAGANSTVDPLEVGLPTVVREGNNLRSRQGAAILRDIQLFDLIADSEESYINLSVALGINAQLRKQKRDEIQYKMQQQPRFLDSRAYAAALGSVFEKMLIVNRL; from the coding sequence GTGCTCATTATTACAGGAATGCACCGATCTGGAACTTCTCTGACTGCGGCATTCTTACAGAAAATAGGTCTTGACTTGGGAAACAATCTCCTGAAAGGCAACTATTGGAATCCCCAAGGTTACTTTGAAGATAGTGATTTTGTAGAATTTCAGCGAACAATTCTGCAAACTTGCTCTCGGTGCGACGAAACAGGTTTTCCCGATTGGGGTTGGACGGAAAGCGAACAGCTAGATGCCCAAAAACTTAACATTAATATAGAGCCTGCGAAGCAATTAGTCAAATCTCGATCCAATCACTCAGAACTTTGGGGGTGGAAAGATCCGCGCACCAGTTTAATGTTAGATTTCTGGAATCAAATCATCCCTAATGCTCGCTATCTATTTGTCTACCGCTATCCTTGGGATGTCACTGATTCAATCTTGCGGTTGAACATCCCATTTTTCTCACAAAACCCCGAATATTGCTTAAAGATATGGAGATTTTATAATCGCCACATCTTAGAATTCTATAAACGGCATGACAATCAATGCCTGCTCGTAAATTTGAATACCTTGCTAACATCTCCCGGCAAAGTGTTAGAATTATTAAAATTTAAGCTCAATCTGCCTCTGCAATCTCCCTACAACCAAGAACCAGATATCAAAAATACTTTGATGTCAGTTTATAACCCTCAACTGCTGAGCAGCTTGCACCTCAACCATCCCCTAATTCAAGTTCTCAATCTCACATCGGGTGGATGTTTTGAAATCCTAAATCAGCTAGATTTAGTAGCCGACTTGCCGAGTCCATTTTCCAGCTTATCCTTGCCGCGAAATCGCGGAACCCTAGAGCGTTTATCCCTCCGACTGCATCAGGAAACTATCAAAGTTCAGCTTAACCCAGAGTCGCCTCAATTTCTCAGTTGGCTGTCCGGTTGTATCGATCGCTATCATAGCACATCCCATGAATCTGCCTTAACAGATTTACGTCAAGCGCGCCATAAACTAGCAGCATTTTGGCTGTCTGCACTACCAGATAAACTGCAAAGCAGCTATTCTGGCTATGCGGGAAAAGCCCAGAAAATGCTATTAGCCAGCGGCATGAGAGACGAACCTCTGACTGATGTCGAACAGCGGGAAGTTGAGGAATTATCTCAATATGTTGCTAAAGGATTTGAAGCCCCAGAAGCTATCCAATATTTGTTGGCAGCCATGCTGTATAGGCGGGCAGATCGGTTGCCGTTACACTATGGCAGAACTGCTGTTCCCCAGTGGTTTTTTAACGATTTGCTGGAGTTTATGCTATACTTCCCCAGTTATTTTCAAGAAGTGGGAGATGTCGAGAACTATTGCAGCTATATGCAGCAATTAGTAGATTTAGTTCACAGTCGCGTTTTCAGCAATCCTGACTCCGAAATTTGGCAAAATGTTGCTTTAATCTTTGCAGATACCGTTAACTTTGTCCCGCTATATTTTAGCACCAATAACTTGAAAAATGTCTATACCAAGCGCTCGGATATTCTAGAATTTATCCTAAAAGCTAGGGGACATCAGATTGACTTCAGCTTTGACAAACGCCCCGCTAACAGAGGCAAAATTCGCCTCGGCATTCTCAAAGCAAGTTTCGCGCCAATTTCTGAAACTTTTACCACTATCCCGGCTTTTGAGCATTTAGACAGAGAGAAATTTGAGATTATTTTATATGTCCTCAACGCGAGCGATCGCCCTTTGGATGTATACTGTCAAAGTCGGGCAGACAAACTGGTGAAGTTACCGCAGGAACTGCACAGTCAAGTCGAGATAATTCGCGCCGATGACCTGGATATTTTGTTTGTAGGGTCGATCGTCACCAATGCCGCTCAAAACATCATATTACTAGCTTTGCACCGCCTAGCGCGGTTACAGACCACCTATTTTGCATCTCCTGTAACTACAGGCATCCGCAATATGGATTACTACATTTCCGGCACTTTGACGGAACCTTTGCAAGAAGCGCAAGCACAATATCGCGAAAGGTTAGTAATGTTAGATGGGACAGGATTTTGCTTTAATTATAGCATTCAAAAAGCAGAAGCCAGTATTAAAATTGAGAGAAAAAGCTTGGGAATTTCCGACACAGCAGTTGTATTTATCTCCGGCGCCAATACATTCAAGATTATTCCCGAACTCAGGGAAACTTGGGCAAAGATTATCGCAGCCGTGCCTAATTCAGTCCTGGTTTTATATCCCTTCGGCAATACCTGGTCGGGTGATTACGTCAAACAGCCGTTTATCAATAAAATGTCGGCTATTTTTGATAAATATAGTATCGATCGCACTCGTTTAATTTTATTAAATACCCTGGCGAATCGCGAAGATGTGAAAGCATTGTTACAACTGGCTGATGTCTATCTAGACTCCTATCCCTACGCGGGTGCAAATTCGACGGTTGATCCGTTAGAAGTTGGATTGCCTACTGTGGTGAGAGAGGGCAATAATTTGCGTTCCCGACAAGGGGCGGCAATCCTGCGAGATATCCAGTTGTTTGATTTAATTGCTGACAGCGAAGAGTCTTATATTAACTTGAGTGTCGCACTCGGAATTAATGCCCAATTGCGAAAGCAAAAGCGCGATGAAATCCAATACAAAATGCAGCAGCAACCGAGGTTTCTGGATAGTCGCGCTTATGCGGCAGCTTTGGGTTCGGTATTTGAAAAAATGCTAATAGTGAATCGGCTTTAG
- a CDS encoding calcium-binding protein — MAVLTGTLTNDNLIGGPENDNISGLEGNDTIAGLDGNDTLLGGAGNDNVNGGGGNDSLIGDSGDDILDGGIGNDVLNGGGGNDSLAGGDGDDTLLGTGPSTLDGGAGNDYLSGSGNSTLDGGAGDDTLSAGFGSGNVLRGGAGNDRYLLRDFSQNQLQIQDTGGIDRLDFVDFSNDVSTSPTLSLSLSSGNTGLARQGTSLLIDTNKDGIVRATDDVVISDFFGASATVEGVGFIETVGNLAGTEILAANLTEATAVPGSSASTGTAGNDNLTGTIGNDNISGLEGNDTLVGLDGNDTLLGGAGNDNVNGGGGNDSLIGDSGDDILDGGIGNDVLNGGGGNDSLAGGDGDDTLLGTGPSTLDGGAGNDYLSGSGNSTLDGGAGDDTLSAGFGSGNVLRGGAGNDRYLLRDFSQNQLQIQDTGGIDRLDFVDFSNDVSTSPTLSLSLSSGNTGLARQGTSLLIDTNKDGIVRATDDVVISDFFGASATVEGVGFIETVGNLAGTEILTANLPDSPTAPTPTAPTPTAPTPTAPTPTAPTPTAPTPIAPTPPIAPTPPIPTPVTTPTPATAPTPVFTPAPPVTIALPIALTVTNAPAPTGSASGNIGSNSNDAIVAIDANIPVYGNKGNDTLIGNSENNTFFGGKGDDALFGDDGNDLLFGNDGNDTVIGGDGNDIELGGKGEDVLYGGDGNDAISGDLGNNTLAGEAGDDNLYGGKDNDALLGGTGNDFLYGKEGNDILTGVDGTAANPGRGEIDTLIGAEGNDTFLLGDATKFYYNDGVDTATGAGDYALIVGFNPSEDILQLQGAPSTYQLGASPEGLPAGTAIFKKTSGADELIAIVQSVSFLAIDSTSLRFV, encoded by the coding sequence TTGGCAGTATTGACGGGTACATTGACAAATGACAATCTCATCGGCGGGCCTGAGAATGACAACATCTCAGGGCTTGAGGGCAATGACACCATTGCTGGCTTAGATGGCAACGACACCTTGCTCGGCGGTGCAGGAAACGACAACGTAAATGGGGGTGGAGGAAATGACTCCCTGATTGGCGACAGTGGCGATGACATCCTGGATGGGGGTATCGGCAATGATGTTCTCAATGGAGGTGGTGGCAATGATAGTCTCGCTGGTGGCGATGGAGATGACACGCTGCTAGGGACTGGGCCTAGCACCTTGGATGGCGGTGCGGGCAATGACTATCTCAGTGGTAGTGGTAATAGCACCTTGGATGGCGGTGCTGGCGATGATACGCTCAGTGCCGGATTTGGCAGTGGGAATGTGCTGCGAGGCGGTGCAGGTAACGATCGCTATCTCCTGCGGGATTTTAGCCAGAATCAGCTTCAAATTCAGGATACAGGTGGCATCGATCGCCTAGACTTTGTTGATTTTAGCAACGATGTCAGTACCAGCCCTACCCTGTCACTGTCGCTGTCATCGGGAAATACAGGCTTGGCCCGCCAAGGCACGAGTTTACTGATTGACACCAACAAAGACGGTATCGTCAGGGCTACCGATGACGTGGTAATTTCCGACTTCTTCGGTGCATCGGCGACTGTTGAAGGTGTTGGCTTTATCGAAACTGTCGGCAATCTCGCTGGTACGGAGATTCTCGCGGCTAATTTGACTGAGGCTACGGCTGTACCCGGAAGCAGTGCAAGCACCGGCACAGCAGGCAACGATAACCTCACAGGCACTATCGGTAATGACAACATCTCAGGTTTAGAAGGCAATGACACCCTTGTTGGCTTAGATGGCAACGACACCTTGCTCGGCGGTGCAGGAAACGACAACGTAAATGGGGGTGGAGGAAATGACTCCCTGATTGGCGACAGTGGCGATGACATCCTGGATGGGGGTATCGGCAATGATGTTCTCAATGGAGGTGGTGGCAATGATAGTCTCGCTGGTGGCGATGGAGATGACACGCTGCTAGGGACTGGGCCTAGCACCTTGGATGGCGGTGCGGGCAATGACTATCTCAGTGGTAGTGGTAATAGCACCTTGGATGGCGGTGCTGGCGATGATACGCTCAGTGCCGGATTTGGCAGTGGGAATGTGCTGCGAGGCGGTGCAGGTAACGATCGCTATCTCCTGCGGGATTTTAGCCAGAATCAGCTTCAAATTCAGGATACAGGTGGCATCGATCGCCTAGACTTTGTTGATTTTAGCAACGATGTCAGTACCAGCCCTACCCTGTCACTGTCGCTGTCATCGGGAAATACAGGCTTGGCCCGCCAAGGCACGAGTTTACTGATTGACACCAACAAAGACGGTATCGTCAGGGCTACCGATGACGTGGTAATTTCCGACTTCTTCGGTGCATCGGCGACTGTTGAAGGTGTTGGCTTTATCGAAACTGTCGGCAATCTCGCTGGTACGGAGATTCTCACAGCTAATTTACCAGACTCACCCACAGCGCCAACACCCACAGCCCCAACACCCACAGCCCCAACACCCACCGCGCCAACACCCACGGCGCCGACACCCACAGCGCCGACACCGATTGCACCCACCCCACCGATTGCACCCACCCCACCGATACCCACACCGGTTACGACACCCACACCGGCTACAGCACCAACACCCGTTTTCACTCCCGCACCGCCTGTGACGATCGCACTGCCGATCGCACTCACAGTCACCAACGCACCCGCACCGACAGGCTCAGCGTCAGGGAATATCGGCAGCAACAGCAATGACGCGATCGTGGCGATCGACGCTAACATTCCCGTCTACGGCAACAAAGGCAACGATACCTTAATCGGCAATAGCGAAAACAACACATTCTTCGGAGGCAAAGGTGACGATGCCTTATTTGGCGACGACGGCAACGATCTCCTATTTGGCAACGACGGCAATGACACCGTGATTGGAGGCGACGGTAACGATATCGAGTTAGGAGGAAAAGGTGAGGACGTTTTGTATGGCGGCGACGGTAACGATGCCATCAGCGGCGATCTAGGCAACAATACTTTAGCCGGCGAAGCTGGAGACGACAACCTCTACGGCGGTAAAGATAACGATGCTTTGCTCGGCGGTACTGGCAACGATTTCCTCTACGGCAAAGAAGGCAACGACATTCTGACTGGCGTTGACGGCACTGCTGCTAATCCAGGGCGAGGCGAAATCGATACGCTGATTGGCGCTGAAGGCAACGATACTTTCTTGCTGGGAGATGCCACCAAGTTCTATTACAACGATGGTGTCGATACCGCCACGGGCGCAGGCGACTACGCTTTGATTGTCGGTTTCAACCCGAGTGAAGATATCCTCCAACTTCAAGGTGCTCCTAGCACTTATCAGTTAGGTGCTTCACCCGAAGGATTGCCTGCTGGTACCGCTATTTTCAAGAAGACTTCGGGCGCGGATGAATTGATTGCGATCGTCCAATCAGTTTCTTTCCTGGCTATTGACAGCACCTCTTTGCGCTTCGTCTAA